One Luteolibacter rhizosphaerae DNA segment encodes these proteins:
- a CDS encoding alpha-ketoacid dehydrogenase subunit beta encodes MSRTLTFREALREGLDEELARDPNVVIMGEEVAQYNGAYKVTEGLWKKWGDKRVVDTPISEAGFIGMGIGASMLGVRPVMELMFWSFHSVAFDQLVNNAACVRYMSGGLINCPIVMRGPANGGTNVGATHSHIPEGLFAAFPGLKVCAPATPADAKGLIKAAIRDNDPVYFMENTLLYGTTGEVPDPAEGDFVIPLGVADLKREGKDVSIISHGRSVIHALQAAETLKEQHGIEADVLDLRSIRPLDVEAILKTVKKTNRVVLVDESKGFGGVSAMVSHLIQDEAFDYLDSPIKRVTTLDAPAIYSPHIENEQLPNPRRIVEKVLSLR; translated from the coding sequence ATGTCCCGCACCCTCACTTTCCGCGAAGCTCTCCGTGAAGGCCTCGACGAGGAACTCGCCCGCGACCCGAACGTCGTCATCATGGGCGAGGAAGTCGCCCAGTACAACGGTGCCTACAAGGTGACCGAAGGCCTCTGGAAGAAGTGGGGCGACAAGCGCGTCGTCGATACCCCGATCTCCGAAGCCGGCTTCATCGGCATGGGCATCGGTGCCTCGATGCTCGGTGTCCGCCCGGTCATGGAGCTGATGTTCTGGTCCTTCCACTCCGTGGCCTTCGACCAGCTCGTCAACAATGCCGCCTGCGTCCGCTACATGTCCGGCGGCCTGATCAACTGCCCGATCGTGATGCGCGGCCCGGCCAACGGCGGCACCAATGTCGGTGCCACCCACTCCCACATCCCGGAAGGCCTCTTCGCCGCCTTCCCCGGCCTCAAGGTCTGCGCCCCGGCCACCCCGGCCGATGCCAAGGGTCTGATCAAAGCCGCCATCCGCGACAACGATCCGGTCTACTTCATGGAGAACACCCTTCTCTACGGGACCACCGGTGAAGTGCCGGACCCCGCCGAAGGAGATTTTGTAATTCCGCTCGGTGTCGCCGACTTGAAGCGTGAAGGTAAGGACGTTTCGATCATCAGCCACGGCCGCTCGGTGATCCACGCCCTTCAGGCCGCCGAGACGCTCAAGGAGCAGCACGGCATCGAAGCCGATGTCCTCGACCTGCGCTCGATCCGCCCGCTCGATGTCGAGGCGATCCTCAAGACGGTGAAGAAAACCAACCGTGTCGTGCTGGTCGATGAGTCCAAGGGCTTCGGCGGTGTCTCCGCCATGGTCTCCCACCTCATCCAGGACGAGGCCTTTGATTACCTCGACTCGCCGATCAAGCGTGTCACCACATTGGATGCACCGGCGATATACTCCCCGCATATCGAAAACGAACAGCTTCCGAATCCGCGCCGGATTGTTGAAAAAGTCCTGTCTTTGCGCTGA
- a CDS encoding dihydrolipoamide acetyltransferase family protein: MAIQIEMPKLSDTMTEGTLIKWHKKVGDSVEIGDILAEVETDKATMEMEAFDEGTLTEIKIQEGEKAAIGAVLAVLDGDDAGSAPAPAAAPAAAEAAPKSEAAAPASTPAAAAAPAPVQSTDGERIKASPLAHKVAGELGVDLGSLSGTGPAGRIVRADVEAAKGSKPAGKSSEASAAAGLAAAAKSRSTTPAPAAAAPAAAAILPTAKDGDARIELSSMRKVIASRLLTSKQTIPHFYLHVEADAAPLMALRKQINAQAEQTHGNKYSVNDFILKAVINAAVAVPAVNASFAGDHIVSFKHVGLAVAIAVEDGLVTPVIQQAETKSVLQISKEVKDMASRAKEKKLKPSEFDGGTITVSNLGAWGIESFDAIVNPPQALILSVGAAIEKPVVKNGQIVAGLRMNLGVSCDHRVVDGAVAAAFLAEVKKLVEQPALMLI, encoded by the coding sequence ATGGCCATCCAAATCGAAATGCCAAAACTCTCGGACACGATGACCGAGGGCACCCTCATCAAGTGGCACAAGAAAGTCGGCGATTCCGTCGAGATCGGCGACATCCTCGCTGAAGTTGAAACCGACAAGGCCACGATGGAAATGGAAGCCTTCGACGAAGGCACCCTGACCGAAATCAAGATCCAAGAAGGCGAGAAAGCCGCCATCGGTGCCGTCCTCGCCGTGCTCGATGGCGATGATGCCGGCTCCGCTCCTGCTCCCGCAGCAGCACCGGCCGCCGCTGAAGCCGCACCGAAGTCCGAGGCAGCCGCACCGGCTTCCACCCCTGCCGCTGCAGCCGCTCCCGCTCCGGTGCAATCCACCGATGGCGAGCGCATCAAGGCCTCGCCTCTCGCTCATAAGGTCGCCGGGGAACTCGGTGTCGACCTTGGCTCTCTCTCCGGTACCGGCCCTGCCGGTCGCATCGTGCGCGCCGATGTGGAAGCCGCCAAGGGCTCGAAGCCAGCCGGCAAATCCAGCGAGGCTTCCGCCGCCGCCGGTCTCGCCGCTGCCGCCAAGTCCCGCTCCACCACTCCGGCCCCTGCTGCCGCAGCACCGGCCGCCGCTGCCATTCTGCCGACCGCCAAGGATGGCGACGCGCGCATCGAGCTTTCCTCCATGCGGAAGGTCATCGCCTCCCGCCTGCTCACCTCGAAGCAGACCATCCCGCACTTCTACCTCCACGTGGAAGCGGATGCCGCCCCGCTCATGGCGCTGCGCAAGCAGATCAACGCCCAGGCCGAGCAGACCCACGGCAACAAGTACTCGGTGAACGATTTCATCCTGAAGGCCGTCATCAACGCAGCGGTCGCCGTGCCCGCCGTGAATGCCTCCTTCGCCGGTGACCACATCGTCTCCTTCAAGCATGTCGGCCTCGCGGTCGCCATCGCCGTGGAAGACGGCCTGGTCACCCCGGTCATCCAGCAGGCGGAAACCAAGTCCGTCCTTCAGATCTCGAAGGAAGTGAAAGACATGGCCTCCCGCGCCAAGGAGAAGAAGCTGAAGCCCAGCGAATTCGACGGCGGCACCATCACCGTCTCGAACCTCGGCGCTTGGGGCATCGAAAGCTTCGACGCGATCGTCAATCCGCCACAGGCCCTCATCCTCTCGGTCGGCGCCGCCATCGAAAAGCCCGTGGTCAAGAACGGCCAGATCGTCGCCGGCCTGCGCATGAACCTCGGTGTCAGCTGCGACCACCGCGTCGTGGACGGTGCCGTGGCCGCAGCCTTCCTGGCGGAGGTCAAGAAGCTCGTCGAGCAACCGGCCCTCATGCTGATCTGA